In the Gasterosteus aculeatus chromosome X, fGasAcu3.hap1.1, whole genome shotgun sequence genome, one interval contains:
- the LOC120809443 gene encoding 1-aminocyclopropane-1-carboxylate synthase-like protein 1 isoform X1 translates to MLARDLLPPHRLPPLPAGGDSPSSRGFDFPSNPEATASRNLKGMDFRGRRHERGSNWTDPEIVELLQLWSDESVQIELESSLRNQRVFDRIAHILREKGIYRTGDQCREKIKKMKLEYRRIKDNHKLRSWKFYDVMDRVLANRPAITYSSMGGAVIAQQVFQGHAAGPEAYLQGPPAAGAFGPTSSGGFLFGQPPKAGDPLAIKCEDVEEGMLNADDAPPEMYYGSGDDQEADGQSLLGPEDVSTNARISPSGFSDLNVAGSATEAVPAAQDAPARPGKPAPHPPTSVRQRKRRLGGKTTRGHGAARCGSQKSLDKAMASFLKWQRSAEERLLSLEEARLERELQAEERREQREERRAEQERQHELRLFSMLTRALAAVKQGAATPAADPSSSSPARPSAPPASVTSSLSSRPPSEALATPAVPAPSSAKACGVSPTVLPTPRAASPVGRSVYLSNRGNSIRQNQGILQESFAQYAMDKYHNTENPDGIINMGTSENKLCYDLLHRRLTKPDMLYVGSSLLQYSDWRGHTFLRGEVAKFLTHYCCSPKPLKADNVVVMNGCSSLFSCIAAVICDPKDAILIPTPFYGVITEDLHLYSDVNLFHVPLNCEADDKGGQPFHLTVSKLEEGLERARQKGLSIRAVILMNPHNPLAEIYTPEEMIAFLEFAKRNELHAIVDEIYMLTVFEEPVAFHSVLRIDSLPDAQRTHVMWGLSKDFAMAGTRLGTLYTENTDLVEAMAKLGAFHGISGTTQHQVAQLLQDREWISDEFLPKNRCRLKAAHTYLTGELLSMRIPYLHRAASLFVWADFREYLRESTFEEELALWRRFLRHKVVLSCGQAFFCPTPGWFRIVFADQQHHLQLGLKRIRKALREMEEESASPSPHVKEASQKGHESVKEDSADSDNAAVVNSTSSPQSKSSDQETEKDGPVPDAGPPAADEFVLLDCQASKPADSLASLIGTLSQQINASDWLEKNTPELSAGEDPEILDVFKALLQRARK, encoded by the exons TCCTGCGCGAGAAGGGCATCTACCGCACCGGGGACCAGTGCCGGGAGAAGATCAAGAAGATGAAGCTGGAGTACCGCCGCATCAAGGACAACCACAAGCTGAGGTCGTGGAAGTTCTACGACGTGATGGACCGGGTGCTGGCCAACCGGCCGGCTATCACCTACTCCTCCATGGGCGGAGCGGTCATCGCCCAACAGGTGTTTCAGGGCCACGCCGCCGGGCCTGAGGCGTACCTGCAGGGGCCTCCGGCAGCAGGCGCCTTCGGCCCCACTTCCTCGGGTGGGTTTCTGTTTGGTCAGCCCCCGAAAGCGGGCGATCCGCTGGCCATCAAGTGCGAGGACGTTGAGGAGGGCATGCTGAATGCAGACGACGCTCCCCCCGAGATGTACTACGGGTCTGGAGACGACCAGGAGGCCGACGGGCAGTCTCTCCTGGGGCCCGAGGACGTCTCGACAAATGCCAGAATCTCACCTTCAG GTTTTAGTGACCTGAACGTTGCTGGATCTGCCACGGAGGCTGTTCCCGCGGCGCAGGACGCGCCCGCCCGGCCCGGCAAGCCGGCCCCTCATCCCCCGACGTCTGTCAGGCAGAGGAAGCGACGTCTGGGTGGCAAAACCACTCGGGGCCACGGGGCCGCCAGGTGCGGCAGCCAGAAGAGCCTGGATAAAGCCATGGCCAGCTTCCTGAAGTGGCAGCGGTCAGCGGAGGAGCGCCTCCTCTCCCTGGAGGAGGCGCGGCTGGAGCGAGAGCTGCAGGCCGAGGAGCGCAGGGAacagcgggaggagaggagggcggagcAGGAGCGGCAGCACGAGCTGCGCCTGTTCAGCATGCTCACGCGGGCACTGGCCGCCGTGAAACAGGGCGCGGCGACGCCGGCGGCcgacccgtcctcctcctccccggctcgcCCGTCAGCACCGCCGGCCTCCGTCACGTCGTCGCTGTCGTCTCGGCCCCCCTCGGAGGCTCTCGCCACACCGGCGGTTCCCGCGCCGTCATCCGCGAAGGCCTGCGGAGTGTCCCCGACTGTTTTGCCCACTCCGAGAGCCGCCTCGCCTGTCGGCCGTAGCGTGTACCTGTCCAACCGCGGCAACAGCATCCGGCAAAATCAAGGCATTCTCCAGGAGAGCTTTGCCCAGTACGCGATGGACAAATACCACAACACAGAGAACCCCGAC GGCATAATCAACATGGGCACCAGTGAGAACAAGCTCTGCTATGATCTTCTTCATAGACGG CTCACCAAGCCTGACATGCTGTATGTTGGCTCATCCTTGTTGCAGTATTCCGACTGGCGGGGACACACATT cCTGAGAGGGGAGGTTGCAAAGTTCCTGACTCACTACTGCTGTTCTCCAAAACCACTGAAAGCTGACAAC GTTGTGGTGATGAATGGCTGCAGTTCCCTCTTCTCATGTATTGCTGCAGTAATTTGTGACCCTAAAG ATGCCATTCTTATTCCTACTCCTTTCTACGGCGTCATCACCGAGGATCTACATTTGTACAGCGATGTCAATCTCTTCCATGTTCCTCTTAACTGTGAG GCCGATGACAAAGGTGGGCAGCCCTTCCACCTTACTGTCAGCAAACTTGAGGAAGGGCTTGAAAGGGCTAGACAAAAG GGGTTGAGTATCCGAGCGGTCATACTGATGAACCCCCACAACCCTCTGGCTGAGATCTACACCCCCGAAGAGATGATTGCCTTCTTGGAGTTTGCCAAAAG AAATGAGCTCCACGCTATCGTTGATGAAATTTACATGCTGACGGTCTTTGAAGAACCTGTTGCCTTTCACAGTGTTCTCAGGATAGACAG CTTGCCCGACGCACAGAGGACACACGTCATGTGGGGTCTGAGCAAG gATTTTGCAATGGCAGGAACCAGACTAGGCACTCTGTATACCGAGAACACAGACCTTGTGGAGGCTATGGCCAAGCTGGGCGCTTTCCACGGTATCTCTGGAACCACCCAGCACCAGGTAGCACAGCTGCTCCAGGACAGAG AGTGGATCAGCGACGAGTTTTTGCCCAAGAACCGATGCAGACTGAAAGCTGCTCACACTTACCTGACCGGAGAGCTGCTGAGCATGAGGATCCCCTACCTGCACAGAGCCGCTTCGCTGTTCGTCTGGGCCGACTTCCGAGAG TACCTCAGAGAGTCCACGTTTGAGGAGGAGTTGGCCCTGTGGAGGCGTTTCCTCAGACACAAGGTGGTGTTGAGCTGCGGTCAGGCCTTCTTCTGCCCCACGCCCGGCTGGTTCCGCATTGTCTTCGCAGACCAACAGCACCACCTTCAGCTCG GCTTGAAGCGAATAAGGAAGGCCTTGCGAGAAATGGAAGAGGAAAGCGCCAGCCcttctccacacgtcaaagaaGCCAGTCAGAAGGGTCACGAATCCGTGAAAGAGGACAGTGCCGATTCAGACAATGCCGCGGTTGTCAATTCAACGTCGTCACCTCAGAGCAAGTCATCGGACCAAGAGACGGAGAAGGACGGACCCGTCCCCGACGCCGGCCCGCCGGCCGCTGACGAGTTTGTGCTGCTGGACTGCCAAGCCTCTAAGCCCGCCGACAGCCTGGCCTCTCTGATTGGCACGCTCAGCCAACAGATCAATGCCTCCGATTGGCTGGAGAAAAACACTCCAGAGCTGTCTGCCGGGGAGGACCCAGAGATTCTTGATGTGTTCAAGGCCCTGCTTCAAAGAGCCAGAAAGTGA
- the LOC120809443 gene encoding 1-aminocyclopropane-1-carboxylate synthase-like protein 1 isoform X2: MDFRGRRHERGSNWTDPEIVELLQLWSDESVQIELESSLRNQRVFDRIAHILREKGIYRTGDQCREKIKKMKLEYRRIKDNHKLRSWKFYDVMDRVLANRPAITYSSMGGAVIAQQVFQGHAAGPEAYLQGPPAAGAFGPTSSGGFLFGQPPKAGDPLAIKCEDVEEGMLNADDAPPEMYYGSGDDQEADGQSLLGPEDVSTNARISPSGFSDLNVAGSATEAVPAAQDAPARPGKPAPHPPTSVRQRKRRLGGKTTRGHGAARCGSQKSLDKAMASFLKWQRSAEERLLSLEEARLERELQAEERREQREERRAEQERQHELRLFSMLTRALAAVKQGAATPAADPSSSSPARPSAPPASVTSSLSSRPPSEALATPAVPAPSSAKACGVSPTVLPTPRAASPVGRSVYLSNRGNSIRQNQGILQESFAQYAMDKYHNTENPDGIINMGTSENKLCYDLLHRRLTKPDMLYVGSSLLQYSDWRGHTFLRGEVAKFLTHYCCSPKPLKADNVVVMNGCSSLFSCIAAVICDPKDAILIPTPFYGVITEDLHLYSDVNLFHVPLNCEADDKGGQPFHLTVSKLEEGLERARQKGLSIRAVILMNPHNPLAEIYTPEEMIAFLEFAKRNELHAIVDEIYMLTVFEEPVAFHSVLRIDSLPDAQRTHVMWGLSKDFAMAGTRLGTLYTENTDLVEAMAKLGAFHGISGTTQHQVAQLLQDREWISDEFLPKNRCRLKAAHTYLTGELLSMRIPYLHRAASLFVWADFREYLRESTFEEELALWRRFLRHKVVLSCGQAFFCPTPGWFRIVFADQQHHLQLGLKRIRKALREMEEESASPSPHVKEASQKGHESVKEDSADSDNAAVVNSTSSPQSKSSDQETEKDGPVPDAGPPAADEFVLLDCQASKPADSLASLIGTLSQQINASDWLEKNTPELSAGEDPEILDVFKALLQRARK; encoded by the exons TCCTGCGCGAGAAGGGCATCTACCGCACCGGGGACCAGTGCCGGGAGAAGATCAAGAAGATGAAGCTGGAGTACCGCCGCATCAAGGACAACCACAAGCTGAGGTCGTGGAAGTTCTACGACGTGATGGACCGGGTGCTGGCCAACCGGCCGGCTATCACCTACTCCTCCATGGGCGGAGCGGTCATCGCCCAACAGGTGTTTCAGGGCCACGCCGCCGGGCCTGAGGCGTACCTGCAGGGGCCTCCGGCAGCAGGCGCCTTCGGCCCCACTTCCTCGGGTGGGTTTCTGTTTGGTCAGCCCCCGAAAGCGGGCGATCCGCTGGCCATCAAGTGCGAGGACGTTGAGGAGGGCATGCTGAATGCAGACGACGCTCCCCCCGAGATGTACTACGGGTCTGGAGACGACCAGGAGGCCGACGGGCAGTCTCTCCTGGGGCCCGAGGACGTCTCGACAAATGCCAGAATCTCACCTTCAG GTTTTAGTGACCTGAACGTTGCTGGATCTGCCACGGAGGCTGTTCCCGCGGCGCAGGACGCGCCCGCCCGGCCCGGCAAGCCGGCCCCTCATCCCCCGACGTCTGTCAGGCAGAGGAAGCGACGTCTGGGTGGCAAAACCACTCGGGGCCACGGGGCCGCCAGGTGCGGCAGCCAGAAGAGCCTGGATAAAGCCATGGCCAGCTTCCTGAAGTGGCAGCGGTCAGCGGAGGAGCGCCTCCTCTCCCTGGAGGAGGCGCGGCTGGAGCGAGAGCTGCAGGCCGAGGAGCGCAGGGAacagcgggaggagaggagggcggagcAGGAGCGGCAGCACGAGCTGCGCCTGTTCAGCATGCTCACGCGGGCACTGGCCGCCGTGAAACAGGGCGCGGCGACGCCGGCGGCcgacccgtcctcctcctccccggctcgcCCGTCAGCACCGCCGGCCTCCGTCACGTCGTCGCTGTCGTCTCGGCCCCCCTCGGAGGCTCTCGCCACACCGGCGGTTCCCGCGCCGTCATCCGCGAAGGCCTGCGGAGTGTCCCCGACTGTTTTGCCCACTCCGAGAGCCGCCTCGCCTGTCGGCCGTAGCGTGTACCTGTCCAACCGCGGCAACAGCATCCGGCAAAATCAAGGCATTCTCCAGGAGAGCTTTGCCCAGTACGCGATGGACAAATACCACAACACAGAGAACCCCGAC GGCATAATCAACATGGGCACCAGTGAGAACAAGCTCTGCTATGATCTTCTTCATAGACGG CTCACCAAGCCTGACATGCTGTATGTTGGCTCATCCTTGTTGCAGTATTCCGACTGGCGGGGACACACATT cCTGAGAGGGGAGGTTGCAAAGTTCCTGACTCACTACTGCTGTTCTCCAAAACCACTGAAAGCTGACAAC GTTGTGGTGATGAATGGCTGCAGTTCCCTCTTCTCATGTATTGCTGCAGTAATTTGTGACCCTAAAG ATGCCATTCTTATTCCTACTCCTTTCTACGGCGTCATCACCGAGGATCTACATTTGTACAGCGATGTCAATCTCTTCCATGTTCCTCTTAACTGTGAG GCCGATGACAAAGGTGGGCAGCCCTTCCACCTTACTGTCAGCAAACTTGAGGAAGGGCTTGAAAGGGCTAGACAAAAG GGGTTGAGTATCCGAGCGGTCATACTGATGAACCCCCACAACCCTCTGGCTGAGATCTACACCCCCGAAGAGATGATTGCCTTCTTGGAGTTTGCCAAAAG AAATGAGCTCCACGCTATCGTTGATGAAATTTACATGCTGACGGTCTTTGAAGAACCTGTTGCCTTTCACAGTGTTCTCAGGATAGACAG CTTGCCCGACGCACAGAGGACACACGTCATGTGGGGTCTGAGCAAG gATTTTGCAATGGCAGGAACCAGACTAGGCACTCTGTATACCGAGAACACAGACCTTGTGGAGGCTATGGCCAAGCTGGGCGCTTTCCACGGTATCTCTGGAACCACCCAGCACCAGGTAGCACAGCTGCTCCAGGACAGAG AGTGGATCAGCGACGAGTTTTTGCCCAAGAACCGATGCAGACTGAAAGCTGCTCACACTTACCTGACCGGAGAGCTGCTGAGCATGAGGATCCCCTACCTGCACAGAGCCGCTTCGCTGTTCGTCTGGGCCGACTTCCGAGAG TACCTCAGAGAGTCCACGTTTGAGGAGGAGTTGGCCCTGTGGAGGCGTTTCCTCAGACACAAGGTGGTGTTGAGCTGCGGTCAGGCCTTCTTCTGCCCCACGCCCGGCTGGTTCCGCATTGTCTTCGCAGACCAACAGCACCACCTTCAGCTCG GCTTGAAGCGAATAAGGAAGGCCTTGCGAGAAATGGAAGAGGAAAGCGCCAGCCcttctccacacgtcaaagaaGCCAGTCAGAAGGGTCACGAATCCGTGAAAGAGGACAGTGCCGATTCAGACAATGCCGCGGTTGTCAATTCAACGTCGTCACCTCAGAGCAAGTCATCGGACCAAGAGACGGAGAAGGACGGACCCGTCCCCGACGCCGGCCCGCCGGCCGCTGACGAGTTTGTGCTGCTGGACTGCCAAGCCTCTAAGCCCGCCGACAGCCTGGCCTCTCTGATTGGCACGCTCAGCCAACAGATCAATGCCTCCGATTGGCTGGAGAAAAACACTCCAGAGCTGTCTGCCGGGGAGGACCCAGAGATTCTTGATGTGTTCAAGGCCCTGCTTCAAAGAGCCAGAAAGTGA
- the LOC120809448 gene encoding uncharacterized protein LOC120809448 codes for MAFLELRDSNSRFRFSQSCVGLAGCLCVCYAVWTPFWLKDRGLWTAGNNTKSDQTSSRDGFLFNVLEAERVFGVLSFLMAVSTGALCLVFALCWRSETVHSYSNTRSLLMAGQALYPSTLLLLTMASTGFCFLFSWSLFTHQHREEIRQDFSSLGSSYWLGALGWVLLLVLETIIFVAEQAVVPDILPDLERAVESVQISHPTKAALRSCSDGYYPCNSKRNMAPKSLS; via the exons ATGGCGTTTCTGGAGCTGAGGGACTCCAACAGTCGCTTCAGGTTTTCTCAGTCCTGCGTGGGTTTGGCCGGTTGCCTGTGTGTCTGCTACGCGGTCTGGACACCGTTCTGGCTGAAGGACCGGGGTCTCTGGACAGCGGGGAATAACACTAAAAGTGACCAGACAAGCAGTAGAGATGGTTTTCTCTTCAACG TGCTGGAAGCAGAGAGAGTATTTGGAGTTCTTTCCTTCCTCATGGCCGTCAGCACTGGTGCTTTGTGTCTGGTGTTCGCCCTCTGCTGGAGATCTGAGACGGTGCACTCCTACTCCAACACGCGCTCCCTCCTCATGGCAGGACAGGCCCTCTACCCCTCAACGCTCCTGTTGCTCACCATGGCCTCCACAG GATTCTGTTTCCTCTTCAGCTGGTCTCTCTTTACCCATCAGCACCGGGAAGAAATACGCCAAGACTTTTCCAGCCTCGGCTCCTCCTATTGGCTCGGAGCTTTAGGCTGGGTCCTGCTGTTAGTCCTGGAGACGATAATCTTTGTAGCCGAGCAAGCTGTCGTGCCTGACATCCTGCCGGACTTGGAGAGGGCCGTGGAGTCCGTTCAGATTTCCCATCCAACGAAGGCCGCACTACGCTCCTGCAGCGATGGCTATTACCCTTGTAACAGCAAAAGAAACATGGCTCCCAAGAGCCTCAGTTAG
- the LOC120809626 gene encoding V(D)J recombination-activating protein 1, translating to MAEESLETDGHRSSMPAELCHPHSKYSQWKFKLFRLKSMEKVPLPTETRPEEGALSGIPPPAALNIEVDNGTGAESVMKLCLGGKSKENVEGPGRRVDMKLQEMDTHMNHLRCLCRLCGMALRTVKGPVHDVNGDLDEVSKGALRKMGCKFTSWPEVILKVFKVDVKEDTESVHPLSFCHRCWVVTIRGGGFCSFSRTRVPEWKPHSSTCNLCSPRKPSFQRTGRKRRKAIPRAQSLAKRARRDPGDCIVVGERKALRPFGDNRHGPVLRAQGQLSIQREHWVKNITHCQRDHLNTKLICEKLPVDFLYSFTCLVCDHLLSDPVQSPCRHLFCRSCIVKYNRVLGPHCPACNASCAVEELAPPAKAFLSALHSLPLLCPRSGCGQQSRLDSFRAHCQGHDLDEQDDKQPSAELDNYLRTNKGGRPRQHLLSLTRRAQKHRLRDMKNQLKVFADKEEGGDLRSVCQTLFLLALRSGNEHRRADELEAMMQGRGFELHPAVCLAIRVNTFLSCSQYHKMYRTVKATSGRQIFQPLNTLRAAEKGLLPGFHQFEWQPALKNVSTSCTVGIINGLSGWASSVDDFPADTTTRRFRYDVALVSALKDLEEDILEGLRESGMEDSACTSGFSVMIKESCDGMGDVSEKHGGGPPVPEKAVRFSFTVMSVSVLADEEVEEVTIFTEPKPNSELSCKPLCLMFVDESNHETLTAVLGPIVAERNAMKESRLILSVGGLPRSFRFHFRGTGYDEKMVREVEGLEASGSTYVCTLCDSTRAEASKNMVLHSITRSHEENLDRYEIWRTNPFSESVEELRDRVKGISAKPFMETQPTMDALHCDIGNATEFYKIFQDEIGEVYRKVNPSREERRSWRAALDKQLRTKMKLKPVMRMNGNYARRLMTQEVVEVICELVPSEERREALRELMRLYIQMKPVWRATCPAKECPDQLCSYSFNSQRFADLLSSTFKYRYNGKITNYLHKTLAHVPEIIERDGSIGAWASEGNESANKLFRRFRKMNARQSKAFELEDVLKHHWLYTSKYLQKFMEAHKDSAKALQATIDPEAGQDCENVFSSLEVNDF from the exons ATGGCGGAGGAGAGCCTGGAGACAGACGGCCACAGATCCTCCATGCCGGCTGAGCTCTGCCATCCCCACTCTAAGTACTCTCAGTGGAAGTTCAAACTGTTTAGGCTGAAGTCCATGGAGAAGGTACCTTTGCCCACTGAGACACGGCCTGAGGAAGGAGCCCTGTCAGGgatccctcctcctgcagctttaAACATAGAGGTTGACAATGGCACGGGTGCAGAGAGTGTTATGAAATTGTGCCTAGGGGGAAAAAGCAAGGAAAATGTGGAGGGCCCTGGCCGGAGAGTTGATATGAAACTACAGGAAATGGACACTCACATGAACCATCTCAG GTGCTTGTGCCGTCTATGCGGAATGGCCCTGCGAACAGTCAAAGGTCCGGTGCACGATGTCAACGGGGATCTGGATGAGGTCAGCAAAGGCGCTTTGCGTAAAATGGGCTGCAAGTTTACAAGCTGGCCAGAAGTTATTCTCAAAGTCTTTAAAGTGGACGTGAAGGAGGACACCGAATCCGTTCACCCTCTTTCCTTCTGCCATCGCTGCTGGGTGGTGACCATAAGAGGAGGAGGCTTCTGTAGCTTCTCCAGAACAAGAGTCCCTGAGTGGAAACCCCACTCTTCCACCTGCAACCTTTGCTCCCCCAGGAAACCTTCGTTTCAGCGGACTGGCAGGAAGAGGCGCAAAGCCATTCCCAGAGCGCAGAGTCTGGCAAAAAGGGCCAGGAGGGACCCCGGCGATTGCATCGTGGTTGGTGAGAGGAAGGCTCTCAGACCATTTGGAGACAACCGTCATGGTCCTGTGCTAAGGGCACAGGGACAACTCAGTATCCAGAGAGAGCACTGGGTGAAGAACATCACCCACTGCCAGAGAGACCACCTGAATACCAAGCTGATCTGTGAGAAGCTCCCTGTAGACTTCCTCTATTCTTTCACCTGCCTGGTGTGCGACCACCTGCTTTCTGATCCGGTGCAGTCCCCCTGTAGACACCTCTTCTGCCGCAGCTGTATTGTAAAATACAACCGCGTCCTGGGACCTCACTGCCCGGCCTGCAACGCGTCCTGCGCTGTTGAGGAACTCGCCCCGCCCGCTAAAGCCTTCCTATCAGCCCTGCATTCCCTGCCTTTGCTCTGCCCCCGGAGCGGCTGTGGCCAGCAGTCCAGGCTGGACTCATTCAGAGCTCATTGTCAGGGCCATGATCTGGATGAACAGGACGATAAGCAGCCGTCAGCAGAACTCGACAACTACCTGCGAACCAACAAAGGGGGGAGACCTCGTCAGCACCTGCTGTCACTGACCCGCCGTGCCCAGAAGCATCGACTGAGGGACATGAAGAACCAGCTGAAGGTGTTTGCAGAtaaagaggaggggggcgacCTGAGGTCTGTGTGTCAGACTCTGTTCCTGCTTGCACTGAGGTCCGGGAATGAACACCGTCGGGCGGATGAGCTAGAGGCCATGATGCAAG gAAGAGGCTTTGAGTTGCATCCTGCTGTGTGCTTAGCCATTCGCGTCAacactttcctgagctgcagcCAATATCACAAGATGTACCGGACTGTCAAAGCCACCAGTGGCCGCCAGATCTTTCAGCCCCTGAACACCCTGCGGGCCGCAGAGAAGGGGCTTCTCCCCGGCTTCCACCAGTTTGAATGGCAACCAGCACTCAAGAACGTGTCTACGTCCTGCACCGTTGGCATCATTAATGGGCTCTCTGGATGGGCCTCCTCGGTGGACGACTTCCCTGCTGACACCACCACTCGACGGTTTCGGTACGACGTGGCTCTGGTGTCAGCTTTAAAGGATCTGGAGGAGGACATCCTGGAGGGGTTGAGAGAGAGCGGCATGGAAGACAGCGCTTGCACCTCAGGCTTCAGCGTCATGATCAAGGAGTCCTGTGACGGCATGGGGGACGTCAGCGAGAAGCACGGCGGAGGACCACCTGTTCCTGAGAAGGCtgtgcgtttttcttttactgtcatgtctgtctctgtgctgGCAGAcgaggaggtggaagaggttACCATCTTCACTGAGCCAAAGCCAAACTCAGAACTGTCCTGTAAGCCTCTTTGCTTGATGTTCGTGGATGAGTCGAACCACGAGACGCTCACAGCTGTCCTGGGGCCAATAGTTGCCGAGCGCAATGCGATGAAAGAAAGCAGGCTCATCCTCTCCGTGGGCGGACTCCCTCGCTCCTTCCGCTTTCACTTCAGGGGCACGGGATATGATGAGAAGATGGTGCGCGAGGTAGAGGGCCTGGAGGCGTCAGGGTCCACCTACGTCTGCACTCTTTGCGACTCCACTCGCGCGGAGGCCTCTAAAAACATGGTGCTGCACTCCATCACCCGCAGTCACGAAGAGAACCTGGATCGTTACGAGATATGGAGAACCAACCCGTTTTCTGAATCTGTGGAGGAGCTGCGGGACAGAGTCAAAGGGATCTCTGCCAAACCCTTCATGGAGACCCAGCCCACGATGGATGCACTGCACTGTGACATCGGCAACGCCACAGAGTTCTACAAGATCTTCCAGGACGAGATCGGGGAGGTGTACCGAAAGGTCAACCCCAGTCGGGAAGAACGGCGAAGCTGGAGGGCGGCGCTGGACAAACAGCTCAGGACGAAGATGAAGCTCAAACCGGTGATGAGGATGAATGGGAACTACGCCCGCCGGCTAATGACCCAAGAGGTCGTGGAGGTGATTTGTGAGCTGGTGCCCtccgaggagaggagggaggcccTGAGGGAGCTGATGAGGCTCTACATCCAAATGAAGCCTGTGTGGCGCGCCACCTGCCCGGCCAAGGAGTGCCCCGACCAGCTCTGCAGCTACAGCTTTAACTCCCAGCGCTTCGCcgaccttctctcctccaccttcaagTACAGGTACAACGGAAAGATAACCAACTACTTGCACAAGACTTTGGCCCATGTGCCTGAAATCATAGAGAGAGATGGATCAATAGGAGCCTGGGCCAGCGAGGGGAACGAGTCGGCTAACAAGCTCTTCAGGCGTTTCCGGAAGATGAATGCGCGTCAGTCGAAGGCCTTTGAGCTAGAGGACGTGTTGAAACATCACTGGCTCTACACCTCCAAGTACTTGCAGAAGTTTATGGAAGCTCACAAGGACTCTGCTAAAGCTCTGCAAGCCACCATTGACCCAGAAGCAGGTCAGGATTGTGAGAACGTCTTCTCTTCTCTGGAAGTTAATGACttttga